GGCTGATCATCCTCTCAAATCAGCTATGGATCGTAGCCTTGGTGGGCCCTTACCCCGCCAACTAGCTAATCCAACGCAGGCTCATCCATGAGCGGCAGCCCGAAAGCCACCTTTAACCCTTAGGTATTATGCGGTATTAACAACCGTTTCCAGTTGGTATCCCCCTCCCATAGGTAGATTCCTACGCGTTACTCACCCGTCCGCCACTCGTCAGCAACTAGCAAGCTAGTCCTGTTACCGTTCGACTTGCATGTGTTAAGCATGCCACCAGCGTTCAATCTGAGCCAGGATCAAACTCTTCAGTTTTAATCTATTCTGACTCTAACTACTGATATTTACTCAAATTTATTAAAGAGTGTTTGTATATAATATATCTCTTAAATATCTAGCCCCTCAGGACCTCCCAACTAACATCATCCGTCAGCCGGTGAAAACATATAATACGCCCTCAATTAACCTTTTGCAATACCTTTTTTTAGTTTTTTTAGGTTTTTTTTGTATTTTCTAAAAAATTAGAAAATTATTACAAATTCACCTAAGATAAATGAGGAGCTTAAAGTATATATTATAAGTATTTCAACATTTGCATAAAAGAACTATTACCATTTCTAAATACCAGCTATTTAGAAAAAGTAAATAGAGATTTATGGATTTATAAACTGACCAAGCCTTTTTATTGCTTCTTTTAAAACACTTAAGTCATCGGCACAGCTTATTCTTATATAGTTTTTCAAACCAAAATAACTACCTGGAGTTATAGCTAAAGCCTGATCTTTTAATAAGGCTAAACAAAACTCTATATCATTTTTAAATGAAGTTTTTTGCAATAGCTTTTCTATTTTTGGAAAAAGATAGAAAGTCCCCGAAGGTCTTACCACTTCAATTCCTTCTATATTATTAAGATAATCATAAACATACATTACTCTTTCTTTATAAGCAGATGTATATCTCTCTAAATACTTATTATCTAAAGCTAAAGCTTCAATGGATGCCATCTGAGATATTGAACAAGCACCTCCAGTAGTTTGCGATTGTAGTTTTGTTATAGCATTTTTTAAGATCTCTGGTGCTATAACATAGCCAACTCTCCAACCAGCCATAGCATAACCCTTAGACATCCCACTTGCTATGATAAATCTATTAGATAAATCTGGAGCAATCTGCAATAAAGAAATAGCAGTATCATCAAATAAAGTTTGATCGTATATTTCATCTGAAATAATCCATATATTCGGATACTTTCTAATCAGCTCTGCAAAAGAAGCTAGTGTTTCTTTTGTATATAAAACACCTGTTGGATTATTAGGGGAGTTTAGAATAATAGCTTTTGTTTTAGATGTAATAGCTTTTTCAATTTCTTCAATATCTAATTGGAAATTGTTTTCGGCATGGGTTTTTACTACAACTGATTTTGCTCCAGCTAATTTTAATTGTTCTGGATAACACACCCAATACGGTGCGAAATATATAGCTTCATCCATATCATCAAAAATACATGTAAAAATATTATGTATACTTTGTTTAGTTCCACTTGTTACACAAATCTGATTTTTATCAAAATTCAAACCATAATCTCTTTTATACCTTTTGACTATAGCTTCTTTTAATTCAGGAATTCCATCTATTGGAGGATACTTAGTAATATTATTATCTATAGCTTTTTTAGCAGCTTCTTTGACACAATCAGGTGAGAAAAATCCTGGCTCTCCAATAGAAAGAGATATCACATCTCTTCCCTGCTGCTTTAACTCCGCTGCTAATTCAGACATTACAACTGTAGCTGATGCTGCAATACTACTTACCTTACCACTAATTTTTAACACTATTTAACCTCCTACCTTATACTAACCAACTAGATGCCTTTTTACTCTGCCTGACAGTTTGAAGCTGCCCTTTATAAAAAATTATCTCCGCTGGTAAATTATGGCATAAGAAGAATGGCATACTCTCAGTAAAACCATATGCACCAGTTTGTTTAAATATTAAATAATCACTTAACTTTATATCTTTTGGTAAACTTGCTACACCAGCTTTGTCTAGGCTTGTACACAATGGACCATGAATCTGAAATTTTTCAGTATCATTACAAAATTCTTTTCTAAGCAATTCCACAGGAAAACTTTCGCCCGTTAGAACAGGTCTAACTAAATGTTGAGCACCACCATCAGTTACGAGTAAATTAATATTATTTACTGATTTCCTATCGATAACCTTAGTTACATAGACTCCACTTTCTGCAACAGCATATCTACCAAGCTCTAACCAATACTCTATATCAGGAAATTCTTTTTTTAGATTATCAAAGCAAGACATTAAATCATTGATTGATACTACTTTTTGACTAGAGTTGTAAGGGACACCTATCCCACCACCTAAATCTATAATTTTTAAAGAAATATTGATAGCCTCACTTAAATCTAGCAAAGCCTTAGTTATTGTCTTCCATATCTGAGATAGTTTATCTAAGCAAAGAATATTTCCCCACTGAAAACAATGCATCCCAATTATAGACATATTATTAGAAATACTTGGAGAACTATTAAAAAAATCTTTCCAGTCATTTATAGATAATCCAAAAGGAGTTACACAATCTCCTCCACCAAGCACGTTGCTTTCTTGATCACTCCACACAAGTTGCACTCTTAAAAGAATTTCAACTTTTATATTCTTTCTTTCTACAAGGCCTGATAAATCTTTAAATTGATTTATGCTCTCGACTACAAAAATTCTAACGCCTTGAGCTAGAAAATATTCTAATTGAGAATATGACTTAGCTGGCCCAGTATGTAAAATATTTTCAGGATTTACTCCTTGATCTAAAACCTGGTCCAACTCACCAATACTAGCAACATCAAAACTTATTTTTTGCTCATCGAAAATCTTAATTATTCTAGATAATGGATTTGCTTTTAGTGCATACCATAATTTTACTGGTAGTTTTTTCAACTCTTTAGCATGGGCCTCTAACATATCCAAATCATAATAAAAGAAAGGTGAATCACTCTCTTTGCATATACTTTCTAAATTATTTCTATGAGCTTCTATATTCATTAAACTACCTTAATATTTCCTCTAAAGTTAATGAAGCATCACTTTTTTCATCTCTGTATTTAATAATGATTGGGCAATAAGCTTGAAGACCATTCTCCTGAGCCCAACTAGTTTTAATTGGCCTACTACCTGGAATAATCACTGCATTTTCTGGAATTTTTGAGCCTTTTGGTAAAACCTTATCATTCACAGCATCATAGACAGCTACGCCTTTTGATAAAACAACAGATGGCGCTATAACAGCACCTTTACCAACAACAATACCTTCTACAATCACAGCGCCTGCGCCAATGAACACATCATCTTCAATGACTACTGGATTCATGCCTATTGGCTCTAAAACACCACCAATCTGAACTGCTGCTGATAAGTGTACATTCTTACCAATCTGAGCACATGATCCAACTAAAGCATGACTATCAACCATAGTTCCAGAGTCAACATATGCTCCTATATTAATATAAGCTGGAGGCATAATAATAACAGATGGTGCCACATAAGCTCCTGCTCTAACCGACGAACCTCCAGGTACTAGTCTAACTCCATCATCTACACTAAAATTTCTGACTGGCAAATTATTTTTATCAACAAATCCAGAATAGGATCCTAAGAGCTCAACATTATTCCCAGCTTTAAAAGCTGCTAATATACCTTTTTTAACATCTTGATTTGCAATCCACTCACCATTTTCTAACTGTATTGCTGCTCTTAGTCTTCCTGCTTCTAATTCTTCAATAACATTTTTCCAATTCATTATAAACCTCTCTCCTCTTTCTATTTATATATGACTAAACCAATCTTTAACTAAACTATCTGCCCCTATCAATAAACTTAAGTCCTGAAGCTCGTCAGCCAACAGTGGTGCTCTTAGAGTATTTGTAGTTATTACACTATTATGTGCTAACCACACTTTAACAGGTATTGGGTTTGCAACACTAAAACAAGATCTAGTTGCGGCTTCCCATACTGCCTTATCTTCAAGTGTTATTTCATGAGCTAGACTCTGTCTAACATACTCTTTTGTTTGCTCTGGCCAAACATTAGATATAACCGAAACAAGCCCTTTAACTCCTATATCAGCCAACTCTGGTAGCAAGCCATCCTCTCCACTATATATAACTAAATTTGGAGCTAACTCTTGGTAACGAGCACATCTTTGAATATCTCCAGAAGCCTCTTTTAACGCCCAAAGATTTGGATGATCTTTTAAGCTCGTTAAAACTTCTTCTGCTAAATTTACTCCTGTTCTTGAAGGAACATTATAAAGCATACATGGCCTTTCCGCTCTATCTAAGACTGTCTTAAACCAACTAGTCTGGCTAGCTGATCCAGGTTTTGCATAAAGTGGAGTAACAACTAAAAAGCAATCAACTCTTTGCGTCTGACAAAACTCTATCCACTGAAGTTGTTTAGTAAGCTGAAAACCGCCAACTCCAACCATAATTGGGACATTAAGGTTTAAATTGGTTACAAATCTTACAACCTCGCATTGCTCATCAAAATCTAAAGCTAAAGCTTCACCTGTACTGCCAAGTATTAAAATTCCACATCCTTGATACTCTTGGATTCTTAATAAGTTCTCAAAACTAACCCAATCAATAGATCCATCTTCAAACATCGGGGTAACTAACGCAGTGTATAATCTATTATTAATATCTATAGACATAATCTCTCTCCCACTAACTCATCAAAATAAACAAATCCTGTAATACCTCTTTGAAACACTTCTCGTCCTGCCCATATAGCTCCTTCAGCAAACAAGCTTCTGTCATGAGCTGTATGTTTAAATTCAATTGTTTCATGAGGTGTATTTACCTTAACTTGATGCTGTCCTTTTATGTCTCCCTCTCTAATAGACTCTATATATACATCCCCTATGTTTAACCAATTCCTCCAAGATACCGCCGTACCACTAGGAGTATCAACTTTTTGTACATGATGCTTTTCTGTAATTGAATAATCAGTATTTTCATGTAATTGATTTAACTGACCTAATGACTCCAAAATATTTCTTACAGCCACCATAGACAAACTAAAATTATTGGCAACAACCCAAGTTTTCTGACTTTGATTTATATAATTAATAAAATCTTGATCCCAGTTATATCCTGTTGTACCACAAATCACTGGAGTATTTGCCTCTAATAATATAGGCAAAAGCTCTTGTAATATTTTTGCATTAACAAAAACTATTGCCACATCTGTATTTTGTAATGCTTCTATTGTTAATACATTTTTTGAGTTATATATTCCTGATATCTCATCTTGTGGTAAAAGACCTGCTACTGCAGATCCTGTTTTACCATTACCAACTATAGCTACTCTCATCCCTCTCTCCTCTAGCTGAAAAAACTACTGTAAACATTATTAACAACTTTTTGCGCATCTTTACTAGCGACAAGCATACATATACTATTCTCACTAGCTCCATGACTAAAAAGCCTAATATTGTAGTCTTTAAGGCTGTTAAAAAGCTCTCCACTAACGCCATTTATTTGGTGTAAGTTACTACCAACCACGCTAACTAATGATAAATCGTTTTCAACTTTGATATTTACGTTACTTATAGACTCTAAATCTTTTAAAAGCTCTGGAGTTACTAAATCATCACCCATAGAATGACTACCTAGCTTGTCCAAAGTAATTGCAACGTTTATCTCACTAGTAGAAACCAGATCAACTGCAATATTATGGTTAGCCAAAATACTGAAAACCTTTACTAGAAAACCTTGGGAACCAAACATATTAAAGCTTCTTATAGTTAGTAAAGTTTGATCTTTTCTTTCAGCTACAGCTATGATATTTCTGTTAGAGTCTATTTTTTGTGTTATTAAAGTGCCACCAAGCTCTGGCTGAAATGTTGAACCAATATAAACATCAAAATTACTAGTCATTGCTGGCCAAAAAGTTTTAGGATGTACAACCTTAGCTCCAAAAGTAGCTAATTCTGCCGCTTCGCTAAACCCTAGTGTTACTAAAGAACTTGCACTAGGCACAACCCTTGGGTCAGCTTGATAAATACCTGTAATATCTGTATAAATTTTTAGCTGATCTGCTTTTATAGCTTGAGTATATAAAGCTGCAGAATAATCACCACATCCTCTACCTAAAGTTGTTGTATTTCCATGAGCGTCTGAACCAATAAATCCTCCAAGAACGCAAACATATCCTTGATCTATTTTGGGTAAGATATACTCAATAGCATTAGTTTCTAAAGATGATAAATTTGGGCTAGCACAACCAAAATTACTACTCGTTTTAAGGATCTTTCTTGAATCTAAATGATAAGCATTTATACCGTTTTGATTAAAAATATTAGCAA
This region of Francisella frigiditurris genomic DNA includes:
- a CDS encoding pyridoxal phosphate-dependent aminotransferase; the protein is MLKISGKVSSIAASATVVMSELAAELKQQGRDVISLSIGEPGFFSPDCVKEAAKKAIDNNITKYPPIDGIPELKEAIVKRYKRDYGLNFDKNQICVTSGTKQSIHNIFTCIFDDMDEAIYFAPYWVCYPEQLKLAGAKSVVVKTHAENNFQLDIEEIEKAITSKTKAIILNSPNNPTGVLYTKETLASFAELIRKYPNIWIISDEIYDQTLFDDTAISLLQIAPDLSNRFIIASGMSKGYAMAGWRVGYVIAPEILKNAITKLQSQTTGGACSISQMASIEALALDNKYLERYTSAYKERVMYVYDYLNNIEGIEVVRPSGTFYLFPKIEKLLQKTSFKNDIEFCLALLKDQALAITPGSYFGLKNYIRISCADDLSVLKEAIKRLGQFINP
- a CDS encoding PLP-dependent decarboxylase produces the protein MNIEAHRNNLESICKESDSPFFYYDLDMLEAHAKELKKLPVKLWYALKANPLSRIIKIFDEQKISFDVASIGELDQVLDQGVNPENILHTGPAKSYSQLEYFLAQGVRIFVVESINQFKDLSGLVERKNIKVEILLRVQLVWSDQESNVLGGGDCVTPFGLSINDWKDFFNSSPSISNNMSIIGMHCFQWGNILCLDKLSQIWKTITKALLDLSEAINISLKIIDLGGGIGVPYNSSQKVVSINDLMSCFDNLKKEFPDIEYWLELGRYAVAESGVYVTKVIDRKSVNNINLLVTDGGAQHLVRPVLTGESFPVELLRKEFCNDTEKFQIHGPLCTSLDKAGVASLPKDIKLSDYLIFKQTGAYGFTESMPFFLCHNLPAEIIFYKGQLQTVRQSKKASSWLV
- a CDS encoding 2,3,4,5-tetrahydropyridine-2,6-dicarboxylate N-succinyltransferase, encoding MNWKNVIEELEAGRLRAAIQLENGEWIANQDVKKGILAAFKAGNNVELLGSYSGFVDKNNLPVRNFSVDDGVRLVPGGSSVRAGAYVAPSVIIMPPAYINIGAYVDSGTMVDSHALVGSCAQIGKNVHLSAAVQIGGVLEPIGMNPVVIEDDVFIGAGAVIVEGIVVGKGAVIAPSVVLSKGVAVYDAVNDKVLPKGSKIPENAVIIPGSRPIKTSWAQENGLQAYCPIIIKYRDEKSDASLTLEEILR
- the dapA gene encoding 4-hydroxy-tetrahydrodipicolinate synthase, with the translated sequence MSIDINNRLYTALVTPMFEDGSIDWVSFENLLRIQEYQGCGILILGSTGEALALDFDEQCEVVRFVTNLNLNVPIMVGVGGFQLTKQLQWIEFCQTQRVDCFLVVTPLYAKPGSASQTSWFKTVLDRAERPCMLYNVPSRTGVNLAEEVLTSLKDHPNLWALKEASGDIQRCARYQELAPNLVIYSGEDGLLPELADIGVKGLVSVISNVWPEQTKEYVRQSLAHEITLEDKAVWEAATRSCFSVANPIPVKVWLAHNSVITTNTLRAPLLADELQDLSLLIGADSLVKDWFSHI
- a CDS encoding 4-hydroxy-tetrahydrodipicolinate reductase, translated to MRVAIVGNGKTGSAVAGLLPQDEISGIYNSKNVLTIEALQNTDVAIVFVNAKILQELLPILLEANTPVICGTTGYNWDQDFINYINQSQKTWVVANNFSLSMVAVRNILESLGQLNQLHENTDYSITEKHHVQKVDTPSGTAVSWRNWLNIGDVYIESIREGDIKGQHQVKVNTPHETIEFKHTAHDRSLFAEGAIWAGREVFQRGITGFVYFDELVGERLCL
- the lysC gene encoding lysine-sensitive aspartokinase 3, coding for MSETIVAKFGGTSVANQETIRQCASIVNSDNRIKLVVVSAQSGITNLLIQLANNSRDKTKVDEIIGQIESIINPILQSINSEDVTSSVSDMIAELRMFANMAAYFSGKQLSDSILAFGEVISSILVANIFNQNGINAYHLDSRKILKTSSNFGCASPNLSSLETNAIEYILPKIDQGYVCVLGGFIGSDAHGNTTTLGRGCGDYSAALYTQAIKADQLKIYTDITGIYQADPRVVPSASSLVTLGFSEAAELATFGAKVVHPKTFWPAMTSNFDVYIGSTFQPELGGTLITQKIDSNRNIIAVAERKDQTLLTIRSFNMFGSQGFLVKVFSILANHNIAVDLVSTSEINVAITLDKLGSHSMGDDLVTPELLKDLESISNVNIKVENDLSLVSVVGSNLHQINGVSGELFNSLKDYNIRLFSHGASENSICMLVASKDAQKVVNNVYSSFFS